GTATGAAGTGTCACCTCAGACGTGGTGGCACCGAGCGGCACCTGCCTGAGATAGTCCATGAGGTCATCCCAAAACTCTTGTTCATTCCCCCCATCTCTGCATGCAGGGATCGGGAGAGAATATCATGTTCGGGTCGATATCTTCTTGAATTCCCTGAAGCATAGTGCGAAACCCCCGCCGTCCCCTACCTCTCTGCCAGGGGACTGACGCCCCCTGACCCCCGAAAATAGGATAGGACGGGGGAAGGATAATCCCTGTATATCGAAGAAGACTGCCATCCCCTCCCTATCGCAATGAGGGGGGGGGACCGGGGGGTGAAACCCCCCGGACAAGACACCAGAACAGGATTTTTCAGAACCACATACCGATCATTCCATCGACAGGACAGAGGGTATGATCAGTTTTGGGATGACCTCCATCTTTCCATACCGCGACATCATGATCATGCCGACCTGCTCATCTGTCGCGGCACCACAGATCTCCCGGCATGGCCTGCCGAAATGAATGAGTGTCTGCACAGGGACACCGGCGCGTTCGAGGGGGGAAAGGGCCCGGTCAAGCCCTGTCTCGACCTCGCTGACAGTCCTCTCCCGTGCCGCCTGATCCCCCTCGACCTTCCTGATGACATGGAGGAGGACGACCTCGCCGATGCCCGGCATCCCTGCCAGGAGGTGCAGGGTTTCGTTGGCAGGCCGGGAAAAATCGGTCGGGACGAGAACGGTTTCAAAAAGGGACGACGGCATGGTCGTCTCCACGGTCTTTCAGGGGGTCAGGCCCCCTCCTCCTTCCGCCGGGAGGAGGGGATGAAGAAAGTCGCGATCAGGCCGAGGGCCAGGAGGACTGATATGGCGTCGAAGGAGAACTGCATCGCTCCGCTGACCGACGCATCGACGACCGCGGTCGCCTCGGGCATGTCTTCCTCCGGGACGTCGGGCGGCGGTGCCCCTGTCTTCATCTTCTCGGCCCATGCCACCAGTTCTTCCGTGATCTCCTCCTCCGACGCCCCGGTCGCGAACGTCGACCCGGCAATGCCCGAGACCATGCCGGAGACCAGGGAGAGGAGGAGGACGACGCCGACGATGGCCGTCCCGAAAGACGTCCCCATCTGCTTGGCCGTGTTCAGGATGCCCGAGGCGTCGCTCTCCTGCTCCTTCGACGTCGAGGAGAGGGTGAGGTTGGTCACCTGGGAGAAGACGATGCCCATACCGATCCCGAAGACCACCGAGCCCGGTATCACCTCGCCGGGCACCATCACCGCGGAGAAGATGCCGCGGAGCATCACCGTTCCGAGAATGGCGACGGCAAAACCGATGAGGATGAGCGTCCTCGGCGCCACCACGGCGGCGAGCCGCGACGCCGCCACCGAGAGGGCGAACATAGCGAGGGACATGGGCAGGATGGTGAGGCCGGTGGTGAAGGCGTCGATGCCGGTGACGCTCTGGAGAAAGATCGGGATGATGAAGAGAAAGCCTGCAATGGCGACGTTCTGGACGATGCTCACGCCGTTGCCCGCCGTAAAGGTCCTGTTCCCGAAGATGACGACGTCGATGAGGGGCATCTCCCCCTGCTCTTTCCTGTGCTTCTGCCTGAGATAGAAGACGGCAAGGCAGAGTATCCCGATGCCGAGGATGATGGGGACGACTCCCCAGAACTCGGGGACGCGGATGATCAGGATGCCGAGGACAATCGACCCGAGCCCCCCGAAGGAGAGGAGCGTCCCTGCAATGTCGAGGTCACGCCATGCGGCGGTCGGTTTCGCCTCGGTGAGGAGGTACGAGAAGATGAGGACGATGAAGACGACCACGAGTTCCAGGCGGAAGGCCCAGCGCCAGCTGTAGAACGCGGTGAGGTAGCCACCGATGATCGGCCCGAAGGCCATGCCGGCGGCGCCGACACCACCCCACATGCCGAAGGCGAAGGCCCTCTTCGCCCCTTCGTAGGTGGCCGTGATAAAGGTCGTCGTCGCCGGGAGCATGAGGGCGGCGCCGAGGCCCTCCAGGATCGCCCACCCGAGGAGGAGGGTGAAGACGTTCTGACTTATCGAGGCGGTGAACGTGCCGACGCCGTACAGGGCGAGTCCCACCAGAAAGACCTTCTTCCTCCCCATGACGTCCTGGAGTTTGCCGCCGATGATCATGAAGGAGGCCATGACCAGGGCGTATATGGCGATGACCGCCTGGATCGCCGGGACCGTGGTGTCCAGGTCGACGACGAGGGCCGAGATGGAGACGTTCATGATGGTCGTGTCGATGACCATGATGAAAATAGCCATACAGACGATGGCAAGGACGCCCCATTTTGTCCCGTCATTCCCTGGCATCGACATGCACCTTGACCGACCGATCACGGCACCCGGGTAGATAATACTATGCAGGTGCCACCCGATCTGACACAATCTTCTTATCTCCCCATGACAACAGGGGCATCATCCTACGGACGGCCAAGGTCGACCGCAGAGGGGGGGAAGAGAGTATGGCTTTTGCAAGCCCGGTAACGGTTGTCTATCCGAGGATGGAGTCGCTCGACAGGATTCTCGGGAGTTCGGTAAAAAATGCGACAGGAGATCATCTCGGCGTGATCCATTCCCTGATGATCGATACGGCCTCGGGGCTGGTCACCTTCGGTGTCCTCTCTTCGGGCGGGATCATGGGCCTCGGGGAGAAACTCTACCCCGTGCCCTGGCAGGCGCTCTCCCGCGACCCGAAAGAGGACGAGTTCACCCTGAAGGTCAGGAAAGAGACCTTCGAGACGGCGCCGAGTTTCGACAAGGGCCACTGGCCGAAGTCCGACGACCTTGCGTGGTTCGAACGGGTGTATCACTTCTACGGGGTTGAACCGGCCTGGGAGACCAAAGTTATGTAAACCGTCCTGAGGGGCGGGGGGCATGAGCACCCCTCTGCCCTTCTGATATTCTTCCTTTTTTCGGCTCTGTAGAAATCCTATTCTGGAGTGTCTCGTCCGGGGGGCTGCCACCCCCCGGCCCCCCCGCCATGAGGATAGGGGGGTGGGGGGCAAAAGTCCCCCGGTGCAAAGATGGAGGAAGGCGGTTGGGTCACGTTCATACACGGAAAAGGTGAGGGTTTCTACAGAGCCCTTTTTTCGGCCCTCACGGGAAAAGCAGGATCGTGACGCCGAGACCGATGAGGTAGGCGAACGGGTAAAACCATACCATCACCCGGTCGATTCTTTCAGCGACCTCCTTCTGCTCGATAGTGGCGAGCCATTTCAGGTACAGGTTGTAGATCACGACAAGGCCGCTGACGATGAAGGTGGTGATCAGGACGGAGTCCAGGAAGGTGCGATAGCCGAGGCGCGGCAGGTCGCCTGCGATCGTGAAGTTGAAGGCGATGAAGAGGAGGAGGTTAGCGCTCGCCACGTCGGCCCTCTTCCCGTAGTCCTTGAGAAGGAAGGTAACCCAGGCAAGGAGGATCAGGATGAAGATCGGGGCGAAGATCCTGAGGAGATAGTAGGTGAGGTGACGTTGTGCCTCGAAGTCGAAGGAAAAACGGGAGAAAGTGTTCTCGATCCGCGTGGAGGTGACATTGGTCCAGTACCGTGTGATGTACCACTCCTCCTCGCCGAGCTGGGTACCGACGACGGTCCGCCCCTCCCAGTCGGCATAGAGGAAGTACTCCTCGGGATACAGGGCATCGATTCTGAGGAAGAAGTGCTGGGTGTCGAAGGGGAAGTTCCGGAAATTGAAGTCAGGCGCCTGGAGGGTCACCCAGAAGCGCTCGAAGTAGGTGGCCGTGCCGTCGGGGCGGACCTGGATAAGCCTGTTCTGAGTCCAGCGGTTCCCCTGCTGGTTGTTGATGGTGAACTCGGGCCACCGCGTCCCTTCGGCTTTTACGAAGTCTTCGATGCTCCGGTAGATCTTGGATGAACAGTTGCAGGTGTCCGGGCTGAAGGCGAGGGCCGGGTCTTTCCATGTGAACATGATGTTCGCAACGACGCCGTAGTTCTCACTCTTCTGGTCGACGCCAGTGATCTGGTCCAGTTCGACGGCGGCCTTCACGATGATGGGCTGTTTTATGACGGTCCTGCCGCCGGGCTCGGCCGTTCCGGTGAGGACGGCAGGTTCGTTGAGGCCGACGAGGAGGCGGTAGGTGCTGTTTGCCGCGGGGTCGGCCGCAGGATGGCGAAGGACGGTCAGTCTGCTGCCGCCGGTCTCCGAGTCGGCGGTGTACTGGAGAGAGGCGTTTTTCCCTGGTGCGAGGAGGTTGGCGCTCCTGACGGGTTTGTCGCCATAGTCGGAGAGGACGAGAATGGGGGCGATGTCGTCAGCGGGTGTCTCGATGTAGGCATAGATGGTGTCGCCGGGGAGGAGGTCGGTGAGGATGTAGAAGGTGGAGGTCTTATTCTCCGAGAGGGTGCCCGTCACCTCGGCCACCCCGACGCGGCCAGTCAGTCTGTCGGGAACGGCGATCTCGGCCCCTTCCGTGGGCGGTGTGCCGGGCTGGGCGTTGATTCCGACGGTGAGGGTATAATCCCCGAAGGTGTCCGCCGTTGGTGTGCCGGCGGCGAGGAGGACGTAGTCGCCGCTCTCCGGCACATCCCAGGTGAGGGAGGCGGCATACCCGGTGCCTCTGTCGTCGTCCCAGGCATAGAAGAGTTCGTCGGCGATCGCGGGAATGGCGACCAGGGGGTCTGTCGCACCGGCGAGGGCCGTCTCGACCGTCCGGTTGTACCTCTCCCTGAATCCTTCCTCCAGCACTTCAGGCCCGCCGATGGCAACGAAGGGGTCGAGATTCCCGGAGGTGCCGTTCATCACCACCGTGAGGGTGTCGCCGGCCTCAAGGTCGGGGAGGGTGTAGATGGCGATCGCGTCGTTCTCGATCGTGCCGGTGAGGACCTGGATCTCGCCGCTGCCATCTGCAGGGGCGCCCATGGCTGGGGGGACTGTCAGAAGAGCAAGGACCGCGGCAAGGCAGAAAATGATACTGCGTATGGCCCTCAGGTCGGCCGCGATACCCCCTGTCATGGGGAGAAGATACTGGAAGCGATATTAAAATCTATCCCCCTGCAGGGATCAGAAGGGATCGAAGACCCTCGGAAGAGAAAAATGATTTATCGGCTCTGTAGAAACCCTTGCGGGAAAGTACTTCCTGAAGTGATAGGGGGAAAAATTCTGTTCAGACGTGCCTGGTCCAGGGGGGCTGCCGCTCGAAGACCTCATGGTCTTCTCACGGTCGCTATCGCTCCCTCCTCCCAGACCCCCTGCCATTAAGATCGGGGCAGGGATGGCCTCCTCCTCCAGGACTCCGACCCTTTCTTCCCGGAACCAATCCTCGCGCGGGGGTCCGGGGGCAAAAGTCCCCCGGCGAACGGGAAGGCAGAGGATCGGCACGTACTATCAACCGATGGAGGAGGATTTCTACAGAGCCGATTTATCTTTCCTTTCTGCCGATAGAATCGTGGATTCCCGCCTTTTCAGACCTGAGATTTCCAGAAACCACAATGAAGACAAACCAAGACGGATCCTGATTCCTGCACTATTCTCAAGGTATATGTAGGGGGGCGACCCGATCACTCCATTGTGGTAAAAAGGGAGTGCTAAAAATGACAGATACGCACGAAAAGGACAAAGTGGTCTTTGCAGCGACAATGGCCGCGACCTTCGAACCTGACTCGATGACCAACGACAAACTTGAGGCTGCGACGAAAGGGCATGGCTCTCTTGTCATTCCGGTCTTTGCAGCCGCAAACTCGATTGCCGAGGATCTGTTCTGTTCGGTCGCCGGGCCAGAGATGTCCCTGATGGGACGCATGACCGTCGTCGACGCCTCGGCCGGGGAACTGCCTCTGGACATGGTCGTCGAAAAAGCGGTCAGGGCGGCGATGAACGCCGGGGCCGAACCGGCCAACGCCGCTCTCATCGTGGCATCTCTGGCATACTTCTCGGGTTCCTGCGCCAGGTCGGGTGTGCCGCTCGGCAACAGGAAACTCGGGGCAATCGCGCGGATCCACGCGGGTGCGGCACGGACAAGCGCGATCGCCCTCGTCACCGGCAAGTCCACCCACAGGATCCAGGCGTTTCCGGCCTATCAGGCGATCTATCAGGCATTGATGGACAAAAAACTCACCCGTGTCGACGGCTCCATCCTCCCGCCCTTCATATCGGGAGGGACGATCTACGGCCACTCGGCCCTGGGTGAGGACTACAACATCCCTGAACTTGCTTACAACGCCGCAAAAGTTGGCACCGAGGCGATGATGAAGAGCATGGCCGGTGCCGGCATCACCCCGCTCGCCCTCTGGCCGGCCCTCATCGGTGCTGCGGTCACCATGGAGATCGTCCACCCGGACGCCATCCTCGGTGAAGAGTTCGGAAAATTCGGCCGCGTCGACTCGTCCTATCTCGCGGGCAAAGGCGCCAGGGACGCGGCGCACCTGCCTGAAAAACTCCATATCAGGGGGACGCACGAGGAGTACGACACCGCCAAGGTGATCGGCGACTTCGGGCTGATCCTCAAGGACATCGGCGGCCCCTCGGTCATCGGGTCGATGGCATTATCAGAGATCTTTGCCGCCTTCGAAGAGTCGGCATCGATAGGAGCCGGATTCTCTGGCGGCCCGGTGAACCCACCCCTCGGTCACCTCGAGGGCGACTGTGTCCCGGCCCTCAGGCTCCTCTTCCAGCACAACGGCGATGTCTTTGCCGTTGCGGAGGCGATCCGCGACTACAAGATGAATTCCTTCATCGATCCAGAGATGGCCCTCTGCGGCCTCAACACCATTGCCAGGAAGGCCGAACAGGTGACCCGCGGCAAGGTCACGAAGGCCTGTATCCTCGCCTCCGAGGGAGTGCGGGACAGGGCGATCTATCGTCGGGCCGCCCACACCTACGATATCATAACAGGAGGAAAGACCGTCGCCGACGCCACCCGCATCCTCGACGAGGAAAGACAGGCCTATGTCGAAAAGCGGGGTTCTGCGATACTTTCGGCATTCACCGGCCGAAAGATCGTCTTGAAGTTCACCGAGATCAAGGCTCACGGCCGCCGGACCGACAAGTTCACAGCACGATACTGGGGTTTTGACTCCAATGTCTCGTACGACGTTGCCATCGACGGAAAGACGTACCACGTCGAGAACCTCAGCGGAAAAGAGGTGCCCGACTTCGCCCTGAAGGGGAAGAACCGCGACAATCCTGACTGGCCGAT
This window of the Methanofollis ethanolicus genome carries:
- a CDS encoding universal stress protein, whose translation is MPSSLFETVLVPTDFSRPANETLHLLAGMPGIGEVVLLHVIRKVEGDQAARERTVSEVETGLDRALSPLERAGVPVQTLIHFGRPCREICGAATDEQVGMIMMSRYGKMEVIPKLIIPSVLSME
- a CDS encoding MFS transporter — its product is MSMPGNDGTKWGVLAIVCMAIFIMVIDTTIMNVSISALVVDLDTTVPAIQAVIAIYALVMASFMIIGGKLQDVMGRKKVFLVGLALYGVGTFTASISQNVFTLLLGWAILEGLGAALMLPATTTFITATYEGAKRAFAFGMWGGVGAAGMAFGPIIGGYLTAFYSWRWAFRLELVVVFIVLIFSYLLTEAKPTAAWRDLDIAGTLLSFGGLGSIVLGILIIRVPEFWGVVPIILGIGILCLAVFYLRQKHRKEQGEMPLIDVVIFGNRTFTAGNGVSIVQNVAIAGFLFIIPIFLQSVTGIDAFTTGLTILPMSLAMFALSVAASRLAAVVAPRTLILIGFAVAILGTVMLRGIFSAVMVPGEVIPGSVVFGIGMGIVFSQVTNLTLSSTSKEQESDASGILNTAKQMGTSFGTAIVGVVLLLSLVSGMVSGIAGSTFATGASEEEITEELVAWAEKMKTGAPPPDVPEEDMPEATAVVDASVSGAMQFSFDAISVLLALGLIATFFIPSSRRKEEGA
- a CDS encoding PRC-barrel domain-containing protein, producing MAFASPVTVVYPRMESLDRILGSSVKNATGDHLGVIHSLMIDTASGLVTFGVLSSGGIMGLGEKLYPVPWQALSRDPKEDEFTLKVRKETFETAPSFDKGHWPKSDDLAWFERVYHFYGVEPAWETKVM
- a CDS encoding ligand-gated ion channel, whose amino-acid sequence is MTGGIAADLRAIRSIIFCLAAVLALLTVPPAMGAPADGSGEIQVLTGTIENDAIAIYTLPDLEAGDTLTVVMNGTSGNLDPFVAIGGPEVLEEGFRERYNRTVETALAGATDPLVAIPAIADELFYAWDDDRGTGYAASLTWDVPESGDYVLLAAGTPTADTFGDYTLTVGINAQPGTPPTEGAEIAVPDRLTGRVGVAEVTGTLSENKTSTFYILTDLLPGDTIYAYIETPADDIAPILVLSDYGDKPVRSANLLAPGKNASLQYTADSETGGSRLTVLRHPAADPAANSTYRLLVGLNEPAVLTGTAEPGGRTVIKQPIIVKAAVELDQITGVDQKSENYGVVANIMFTWKDPALAFSPDTCNCSSKIYRSIEDFVKAEGTRWPEFTINNQQGNRWTQNRLIQVRPDGTATYFERFWVTLQAPDFNFRNFPFDTQHFFLRIDALYPEEYFLYADWEGRTVVGTQLGEEEWYITRYWTNVTSTRIENTFSRFSFDFEAQRHLTYYLLRIFAPIFILILLAWVTFLLKDYGKRADVASANLLLFIAFNFTIAGDLPRLGYRTFLDSVLITTFIVSGLVVIYNLYLKWLATIEQKEVAERIDRVMVWFYPFAYLIGLGVTILLFP